In Helicobacter pylori Shi112, the genomic window ACAAGCCATGATCCACAAAAACAGCGATCAAATTATCCTTAATGGCTCTGTATAATAGCGTAGCGACCACCGTAGAATCCACGCCCCCACTCACCGCGCACAAAACCTTAGCGTTAGCAATTTTTTCTTTCAAGCGCGCCATTTCTCTTTGAGCGAAATGCTGCATCCCCCAAGTTTTTTCACAGCCGCAAACCAAAAGGGCAAAATTTTCTAAAATCTTACCCCCTTCTTCGCTTTGAATGACTTCTGGGTGGAATTGCAAACCAAAAATCTTAGCGCTTTCAATCGCGCAATGGGGGGAATTAGGGCTTTTTGCAAGGGTAGTGAAGCCTTTAGGCAATTCTATGACTTTATCCATATGGCTCATCCACACAAGGCTTTTAATTTTCACGCCTTCAAAAATCACAGAATCTTGAGTGATTTCTAAAACAGCCTTACCAAATTCTTGCTCGTTCGCGCAAGCCACTACCCCTCCAAAAAAATCCACCAAATACTGCATGCCGTAGCAAATCCCTAAAATCGGCAAATCCAAATCAAAGATTTTTTCACTAGGCTTGTAAGCGTCTTTAGCATACACGCTCGCTGGCCCCCCACTCAAAATCAAACCTTTAGGGGCTTTTTTTTGAATGTTTTCTATGCTTTCAAAAAAAGGGACTATTTCTGCATAAATCCCGCTCTCTCTCAATCTTCTAGCAATCAGCTGTGTGTATTGGCTCCCAAAATCTAATACTAAAATCATCGCTCATTCTTTATGTTTGTTTGTGTTTTATCATACTGGCTCTTATAATCCACTCTGTGGCTCTCAGCTAACTCAGGCACTTTTTGCACAAACCAGCACTCTAATCTTTCTAATTCGTGTCTGTAATTTCCACCTTTTGAGCAATATTGAGAATCAATCAGCGAAAACGCATAGAGCGTCTTACTTTCTTTAGACTGGAATAAAAACTCTTTATTGAATAGCGCTTTTTTAGGCATATCCCTCATCAAAGCCTCGGGCAATAAAAAAGCGTCAAAATCACAAAGCACTTTTTTACTCAATTTGTTGCTTTTGGTGATCACAAAAACGATCTCTTTTTTCATGTCTTGTTTAAAAGCCAATGAAAGCACATTCAAAAAGGGCGGGGTTAAACTTTTATCCACCCTAACCTTAAAGGCTTTAAAATCCCCTAATAAGACCCCCATAGACAAAACCAACCCCACGCAACATTTCAAACTCGTTTGAAAAATATTCATCTTTTATCATCCTTGACTTATCATCGGTTGCATCACTATAGGCTGCATGACGCAAAGTATTATAATATAAAAATTGAGAATTACGCTTTAGCTTGGCTAGCGCTCAAGTCTTTCTAAAACACTCTCATGTTAGTATTTTCACTCCTTTTAAGCCCCAATAATGCTTGGTGTTGAAATGGAATGATAGGGCTTGACTAATTCATACCTTCTGAGTTTTCTGATATTAACTAAGGCGGTATTGGCTGAAATGGCTTGTGTCATGCTGCTTGTGGGGCGTAAAGAAGTGAGCGTATTCACATGCCCTGCATTGCATCGTGGGTTTCTAACCCCCACATCTTCTGGGTCATACCACGCCCCTTTTTGGATACTCAAAACCCCTTGACGGATATTCTTAGTTACAAACGCCCCCGCTAACAACCTCCCCCTAGCGTTAAACACTTCTACAATTTCACCATGCCTAATGCCTAATTTATTAGCGTCTAGTTCGTTGATCATTACAGGCTCTCTGCCTTGAATTTTATACACATTCCTAACCCAAGTGTTATCAAGCTGTGAATTGACACGGTATTTTGGGTGCGGAGAGATTAAATGGAACGGGTAAATCTCAGCCATTTTAGAGCCTAGCCACTCAGCTGGCTCAAACCAAGTAGGATGCCCTTTAAAATCGGCCCGTTTAAAATCCGCGCATTTTTGAGAAAAAATTTGAATTTTCCCGCTCTCTGTGTCCAGCTTATTATTAATAGGGTCTTGCCTGAATTTCGCATGACGCACAAACTTTCTCGCATTTTCAGGGATTTCAAACTCCACAAAGCCATCCCTCCAAAACTGATCAAACGATTTCAAAGTAGGACCATCGCTTTTTTCATAAAGGCCCTTAATCCATTCCATGTAACTCTTAGATTCAGTGAATTTCTGCTCTGTTTCATTGCCCCCAATGCGTAAAGCAAGCTGTCTGAAAATCTCATAATCGTCTTTAGATTCATAAACAGGCTCTATCACCTTACGCATGGCATAAACCACATTTTTAGAATAACTCCCTCCAAAAGTAATATCATCTCTTTCCATAGTGCTAGTGGAAGCAAAGACAATATCAGCAAATTTTGCCGTAGGCGTCCACCAAGGCTCATGCACGATCACGCAATCTAAAGTCCTTAAAGCGCGAATCAGCTCGTTTGTATCAGCTTCATGCCCCAATAAATCCGCCCCACAATTATAAATCATTTTGATTTTAGGCAATTTGAGTTTTTTACCCATAAAATCAATTTCTTTATCCGGATTTAAAATCGCTTCAGAAATTCTAGATGCTGGAATAACGCTTTTTACAGAATTATGCCCTTGTGAAATCATCGGAACAATTCTTGCCCCTGAGCTTGCTTGAGCGTTTCCTCCATAATGCATAGAAAAGCCAAAGCCCCCACCAGATAAACCCACTTGACCAATCATGCAGGCTAAAACAATTAACGCCCAATCAGGTTGCTCGCCATACTGAGCTCTTTGCATGGCCCAATTACCCGCTAAAAAAGTGCGTTTAGAAACAAACAAATCCGCTAATTCTTTGATTTTTTCTGCGCTCACTCCAGTGATTTGAGACGCCCACTCTAAAGTCTTAGGCGCATTATCGCTCTCTCCTAGCAAATAGGGTAAGAATTTATCAAAGCCATCAGTGTATTTAGCGATAAACGCTTTATCGTATTGATCGCTCGTGTAAAGATAATGCATCATGCCTAGCATTAACGCTACATCAGTATTAGGGCGAATGGGTATCCATTCAGCGCTAAAGGCTTGAGCGGTTTCGGTATAAATGGGATCGATACTAATGAATTTGATACCAGCTCTTTTATACTTAGGGTAGTAGCTATCATTGACATGGTTTGGCACGAAATAATCAATGCGGTTGCACTTGAACAAATCCGCTCCCCACATGACATACACCTTGCAATTTTTAATCATCTCTTCATGCGTGGTTTGTTGCGAATAAACTTCCATATCCCCTACAATCATAGGGTTTATTCTTGCAGCCGCGCCATTGCCATATTCCCCATCAGTGCCAATAGCCCCCCCTAAAGTCGTGTTAAAAAAACGCCATGCCAAATGATGACAACGATGCAAACTACCCGCATGCCCCCAGCCACCATAACTGGCGTTATAGATGTTTTCTTTAGGGATTTCTTTAAGTTTTTTAGCCGCCAAATCCAACGCCACATCCCAACTCACGCGCACAAACTCTTCTCTCCCGCGCAATTCTTTGTGGTTTTTTTTGTTTTCTAAGAAGCTCTTACGCACGCAAGGATACTTCACCCTACTATCTGAATACACCCTATCAACCATCGCTTTTAACATCATGGTAGGGTTATAATCGCTCTTTTGGGGGATAATATCTTTAACCACTCCGTTTTGAACCTTTGCGATAAAGGGGCCAAAATGCGTTGCATGCGGAATGGATTCTACTTTTTCAAAAACACCAACAGCTTTTAAAACATTAGCGCTAGCGAGCGCGATTGGGATTTTTGTTAGGATACTTCTGCGTGAAATGGACATGGTTCTCCTTCAAGCTTGCATTCTGTTAAAATACCCCAAATTCTAACATATATTCACATAAATTACCGCTAATAAGCCCGCAAAGCCCGGGTGTTAATTTAAAACTACTTTTTATTCACGCTGCTCATGTCAGCGACTTTCCCCCACATCAAGCGGTATTTCCTCTTCATAAATTCAATTTCTTCTCTCGCCTGATGGAGTTCGTCTCGCAAAAGATCAATGGTTTTTTTATCTTCTTCATAAACTTCTTGCATA contains:
- a CDS encoding molybdopterin guanine dinucleotide-containing S/N-oxide reductase; protein product: MSISRRSILTKIPIALASANVLKAVGVFEKVESIPHATHFGPFIAKVQNGVVKDIIPQKSDYNPTMMLKAMVDRVYSDSRVKYPCVRKSFLENKKNHKELRGREEFVRVSWDVALDLAAKKLKEIPKENIYNASYGGWGHAGSLHRCHHLAWRFFNTTLGGAIGTDGEYGNGAAARINPMIVGDMEVYSQQTTHEEMIKNCKVYVMWGADLFKCNRIDYFVPNHVNDSYYPKYKRAGIKFISIDPIYTETAQAFSAEWIPIRPNTDVALMLGMMHYLYTSDQYDKAFIAKYTDGFDKFLPYLLGESDNAPKTLEWASQITGVSAEKIKELADLFVSKRTFLAGNWAMQRAQYGEQPDWALIVLACMIGQVGLSGGGFGFSMHYGGNAQASSGARIVPMISQGHNSVKSVIPASRISEAILNPDKEIDFMGKKLKLPKIKMIYNCGADLLGHEADTNELIRALRTLDCVIVHEPWWTPTAKFADIVFASTSTMERDDITFGGSYSKNVVYAMRKVIEPVYESKDDYEIFRQLALRIGGNETEQKFTESKSYMEWIKGLYEKSDGPTLKSFDQFWRDGFVEFEIPENARKFVRHAKFRQDPINNKLDTESGKIQIFSQKCADFKRADFKGHPTWFEPAEWLGSKMAEIYPFHLISPHPKYRVNSQLDNTWVRNVYKIQGREPVMINELDANKLGIRHGEIVEVFNARGRLLAGAFVTKNIRQGVLSIQKGAWYDPEDVGVRNPRCNAGHVNTLTSLRPTSSMTQAISANTALVNIRKLRRYELVKPYHSISTPSIIGA